One segment of Clostridium botulinum DNA contains the following:
- the lexA gene encoding transcriptional repressor LexA, which produces MIESKDRQTEIYEFLKLYIENKGYPPSVREICEAVSLRSTSTVHGHLKRLEKKGLIRRDPTKPRALEIVKNNRDKKEMINIPIVGKITAGLPILATENIEDSFPIPLDYIKHDNELFMLRVSGESMVNAGIRDNDLAIIESCQTALNGDIVVALIDEEATIKRFFKEKDHIRLQPENDSMNPIIVDNCSVLGKLVGIFRSY; this is translated from the coding sequence ATGATAGAGAGCAAAGACAGACAAACAGAGATTTATGAATTTTTAAAATTATATATAGAAAATAAGGGATATCCACCTTCAGTAAGAGAAATATGTGAAGCTGTTTCATTAAGATCTACCTCTACTGTACATGGTCACTTGAAACGATTGGAGAAAAAAGGGTTAATCAGAAGAGATCCAACGAAACCAAGAGCATTAGAAATAGTTAAAAATAATAGAGATAAAAAAGAAATGATAAACATACCTATAGTTGGTAAAATTACAGCAGGGTTACCTATATTAGCAACTGAAAATATAGAAGATTCATTTCCTATACCTCTTGATTATATAAAACACGATAATGAATTATTTATGTTAAGAGTGTCTGGTGAAAGTATGGTTAATGCAGGAATAAGAGATAATGATTTAGCAATTATTGAAAGTTGTCAAACTGCATTGAACGGAGATATTGTTGTTGCATTAATAGATGAAGAAGCAACAATTAAACGATTTTTTAAAGAAAAAGATCATATAAGATTACAACCTGAAAATGATTCTATGAATCCAATAATTGTTGATAATTGTTCTGTTTTAGGCAAATTAGTTGGAATATTTAGATCTTACTAA